The genomic DNA CGGACAGCAGGACAGGCATTGCCGACTGGCTCACGGAAATCGGCCTCGCCCATGTCGGCGGCGGCGTGGCGATGGACCGCCCCGCCAAGAAGGGCCCCGAACAGGCCAGGCCAAAAGTTTACGCCCTCGCCAACCAGGCGCTCGGATAATCCGGAGGACAACAATGCTCGCCAATTCCCTGGTCGAACTCGACCGCGCCCATCTCATCCATCCGGTCGCCTCTTATCGCGGCCACGAGGCGCTCGGCGTGCGCGTGCTGAAATCGGCGAAGGGCGCCACCGTGACCGATGCGTCCGGCCGGCAGCTTGTCGACGGTTTTGCCGGGCTTTGGTGCGTCAATGCCGGCTATGGCCACGACAGTATCGTCGAGGCGGCAGCCCGGCAGATGCACGAGCTTCCCTACGCCACCGCCTATTTCGACCTCGGCTCGGAGCCGGCCATCCGGCTTGCCTCGGAACTGGCCGAGCGCGCGCCGGGGGACCTCAACCACGTCTATTTCACGCTCGGCGGGTCGGACGCGGTCGACAGCACGATCCGGTTCGTCCGCTATTACTGGAACGCCAGGGGCGAGCCGCAACGCGACCAGTTCATCTCGATCGAGCTGGGTTATCACGGGTCGTCGGTGGTCGGCGCCGGCCTCACCGCCCTGCCCGCCTTTCACGCCGGCTTCGGCATTCCCTTCGAATGGCAGCACAAGATTCCCTCGCCCTATCCCTATCGCAATCCGGTGGGCGAGGACGGGAACGCGATCATTGCCGCATCGCTCGCCGCGCTGAAGGCCAAAATCGAGACGATCGGGGCGGAGCGGATCGCCGCGTTCTATGCCGAGCCGATCCAGGGCTCGGGCGGCGTCATCGTCCCGCCGAAAGGCTGGATCAAGGCGATGCGAGAGCTCTGCCGCGAGTATGGCATCCTGTTCATCGCCGACGAGGTGATCACCGGTTTCGGCCGCACGGGACCTCTCTTTGCCTGCACCGATGAGGACATCGTTCCCGATTTCATGACGACGGCAAAAGGTCTGACCTCGGGCTATGTTCCGATGGGCGCCGTGTTCATGGCCGATCATGTCTACAACGTCATCGCCGATGGCGCCGGCAGCGCGGCGGTCGGCCACGGCTATACCTATTCCGCTCATCCGGTCAGCGCCGCCGTCGCGCTCGAGGTGCTGAAGCTCTATGAGGACGGCCTGCTGGAGAACGGCGCCAAAGCCGGTGCCCGCCTGATGGGGGGGCTGGAGGAGCTGAGGGACCACCCGCTCGTCGGCGATGTGCGCGGTCGCGGCATGCTTGCAGCGATCGAGCTGGTGGTCGACAAACAGAAGAAGACGCCACTTCCCGCCTCGGCCATGCCGGCGCGGCGCGTCTTCGACAGGGCGTGGGACAACGGCCTGATCATCCGCGCCTTTGCGCATGGGGTCCTCGGCTATGCCCCGCCGCTCTGCTGCACCGACAGCGACATCGACGCGATCATCGAGCGCACCCGCCGAACGCTCGATGAGACGCTGGATGACGCGGATGTCCGCAAGGCGCTGGCATGACGGGCGGCCAATATTTCGCGTTTCGAAATATCGCTTCGGCAGGCGATTTCGCAATTTTGTGCCGCAGCCCCGCGCCTTTTCGGCGAATCCAGCGCGGGGGAAGTGCCAGACTGCTTTTAAAGACAAGGCCAGAAAGCCCGAATTTCCAGGTTTTGAAAAAGGCCGACGCCCCGGACAGCACGGAATTTTGTTCTGTTCAGCATGATGCAATTCGGTCGCGCGCAGAGGAGAGCCAGATTTGGCCAGGGGCTTTAGCGAATTCAAATACATGACCTTCGATGTGGTCGGCACGCTGATCGACTTCGAAGGGGGCATCACGAGCTGCCTGGCCGGCATCGCCGCCGAAGCTGGTGTCTCCTTCGACGGCGAGGAGGCGTTGGCCCTTTACCGGCAGGCTCGCTACATGCCCGATGCGGGCCTGTTCCCTGACGATCTGGCGCGTGTCTACATGGTCATCGCGCCGCGGCTCGGCCTGCCGGCCGAGGAGAAATACGGAGCCCGCCTGCGGGATTCCGCCAGCACCTGGCAAGGCTTCTCCGACAGCGCGGCGGCCTTGGCCGACCTTGCGAAAGCCCACAGGCTGATTGCCATGACCAATGCCCGGCGCTGGGCGCTCGACCATTTCGAGAAGCAGCTCGGATCGCCCTTCTTCGCCACCTTCACGACCGACGACACCGGCACGGAGAAACCGGACCCCGCCTTCTTCCAGGCAGTCTTCGATTTCGTGGCCGCCCGCGGCGACGACAAGGACGACATCCTGCACGTCGCGCAAAGCCAGTATCACGACATCGGCATCTCCCGGGCGCTTGGCATGACCAACTGCTGGATTGAGCGCCGCCATGCCCTGAAGGGCTATGGCGGCACGATAGAGCCCGAGCGCTTCACCGTGCCGGACCACCACTTCACCTCGATGGCCGCCTTTGCGTCGGCCGTGCGGGAAAGTCTAAAGGAACGAACCTGAGCCCAAGCCCGGAAAGCCGCAGCAAGACGAGCATCCCGACTAAAGAAACAGAAAGGGGAATGACATGACCGACAAGATCACGAACTGGACCAGCGCAGACGATGCCATGGTCGAAAACGCCATTCGGCGAGGCGCCAGTCGCCGCGAACTCCTCAAGATGCTGCTGGCCGGCGGCGCCGCGGTTGCCGCGGGCAGCGTGGTGCTTGGCCGCGCCACGCAAGCCGTCGCCGCCACCCCGGTTTCCGGTGGAAATTTCAAGGCGGCCGGCTGGTCGTCCTCGACGGCCGATACGCTCGATCCGGCAAAGGCGTCGCTCTCTACCGACTATGTCCGCTGCTGTTCGCTCTACAACCGCCTGACCTTCCTCGACAAGGACGGCAAGACGCAGATGGAGCTGGCTGAAGGCTTCGACAGCAAGGACGCCAAGACCTGGACCGTGAAGCTGCGCAAGGGCGTCACCTTCCATGACGGCAAGGACCTCACCGCCGACGACGTCGTCTTCTCGCTGAAGCGCCATCTCGACAAGGCGGTCGGCTCCAAGGTCGCCAAGATCGCCGCGCAGATGACCGGCTTCAAGGCGGTCGACAAGTCGACTGTCGAAATCACGCTCGCCGATCCGAATGCCGACCTGCCGACCATCCTAGCGCTGCATCACTTCATGATCGTCGCCGACGGCACCACCGATTTCTCCAAGGGCAACGGCACGGGCGCCTTCGTGCTGCAGACGTTCGAACCGGGCGTGCGTTCGGTGGTCACCAAGAACAAGAACTACTGGAAGTCGGGCAAGCCTTACCTCGACTCCTTCGAATTCATCGCCATCACTGACGACAGCGCCCGCGTCAACGCCCTGATTTCCGGCGACATCAATTTTGCGGCCTCGATCAATCCGCGCTCGATGAAGCTGCTGGAGAGCCAGCAGGGCTTTGAGCTGTCGAAGACGACCTCGGGCAACTATACGGACCTCAACATCCGGCTCGACATGGATCCGGGCAGCAAGGCCGATTTCGTGGCCGGCATGAAGTACCTCGTCAACCGCGAGCAGATCGTCAAATCGGCATTGCGCGGCCTCGGCGAAATCGGCAACGACCAGCCCGTGTCGCCAGCCAATATCTTCCATAACGCCGATCTCAAGCCGAAGGCCTTCGACCCGGACAAGGCGAAGTTCCACTTCCAGAAGGCGGGCCTGCTCGGCCAGCCGATCCCCGTGGTCGCTTCCGACGCGGCGACCTCGTCGATCGACATGGCGGTGATCATCCAGGCCGCCGGCGCTGATATCGGCATGAAGCTCGACGTCCAGCGCGTCCCGTCCGATGGCTACTGGGACAATTACTGGCTCAAGGCGCCGGTCCATTTCGGCAACATCAATCCGCGCCCGACGCCGGACATCCTGTTCTCGCTGCTTTACGCTTCCAACGCGCCGTGGAACGAAAGCCAGTACAAATCCGAGAAGTTCGACAAGCTGCTCGTCGAGGCGCGAGGCCTGCTCGACCAGGCCAAGCGCAAGGAAATCTACGGCGTGATGCAGGGTATGGTTTCCGAGGAAGCCGGCACCATCATCCCGGCCTATATCTCCAACGTCGATGCCCTCTCCAGCAAGGTGAAGGGTTTGGAAGCGAACCCGCTCGGTGGCATGATGGGCTACGCAATGGCGGAATACCTCTGGCTCGAAGCCTGAGGGGCGCCTGCCGGGGACCGGTCAGCCGGTCCCCGGCACTGCATTGCGCAAGATTGTTTGGCCTAACGCAACCGCAGGGAGCGCTTCCATGAAGTCTGGGGTTCTCAACCTCGTGGTGAAGCGGCTGGCTGTCGCGGTCGTCACCCTTCTGATAGTCCTGTTCGCCGTGTTTTTCGCCACCAGCATGCTGCCTGGCGACACCGCGTCGATCCTGCTTGGCCAGGCGGCGACCCCCGAGGCCGTCGCCGGCCTGCGCGAAGCCATGCACCTCAACGATCCGGCGATTCTGCGCTTCCTGCGCTGGCTTGTCGGCCTGCTCCATGGCGATCTCGGCACCTCCTATGCCAACGACATGCCGGTCGCGGCGCTGATCGGCGGGCGCTTCGTCAACACCATGAAGCTGGCCAGCATCACCACGCTGATCTCGGTGCCGCTGGCGCTGACGCTCGGCATCACCGCCGCGATGCTGCGCGGCTCCCTCTACGACCGCACCGTCACCGTGCTTTCGATCGGCGTCATCTCCGTGCCGGAGTTCATGGTCGCGACGCTGGCGGTCCTGCTCTTTGCCGTCTATCTCAGATGGTTGCCGGCGCTGTCCTCGGTGAACGAGGCGCATTCGCTGACCGACCTCGTGCGCATCTACGCGATGCCGGTGATCACGCTCACCTTCGTCATCTCCGCCCAGATGATCCGCATGACCCGTGCCGCGGTGATCGAAACGCTTTCCACGCCCTATGTCGAGATGGCGCTCCTCAAGGGCGCCTCGCGCAGCCGCATGGTGCTGAGGCACGCGCTTCCCAACGCGCTCGGGCCGATCGTCAACGCGGTCGCGCTCTCGCTGTCCTACCTGGTCGGCGGCGTCATCATCGTGGAGACGATCTTCAACTATCCCGGCATCGCCAAATTGATGGTCGATGCGGTCGCGACCCGCGACCTGCCGCTGATCCAGAGCTGCGCGATGATCTTCTGCCTCGGCTATCTCCTGCTCATCACGGCCGCCGATATCATCGCCATCATGTCCAACCCGAGGCTCAGATGACGATGGCGCGCGTGGAAGCCTCCCGAAGGTCCTTCCTGGGCCACAGCTACAACCTCGTGGGCGTCGTGGCCTCGCTGGTCATCCTGGCGTGGACGCTGATCGCGATCTTCGCGCCCTATATCATTCCCCATCCGATCGGCGACATCGTCGACGACGACTATTTCGGCCCGATGCGTCAGGGGCTGTGGCTCGGCTCCGACTATCTGGGCCGCGACATGCTCTCCAGGGTTCTGATGGGCGCACGCTACACCGTCGGCATATCGCTCGCCGCCGTCTCCATCGCCTGCTTTTCGGGCGTCGTGCTCGGCATGATCGCCGCCGTCACCGGCGGTTGGCTGGACACCTGCCTCAGCCGCTTCCTCGACGCGATGAACTCCATCCCGAGCAAGCTGTTCGGCCTTGTCGTCGTGGCCGCAGTCGGCTCGTCGATCCCGGTGCTGATCCTGACGCTCGCCGTCATCTACATCCCCGGCGCCTACCGCTTCGCACGGGCGCTCGCCGTCAACATCAACACCATGGACTTCATGACCGTCGCCCGCGTCCGTGGTGAGAGCACGGCCTATCTCATCGGGTCCGAGATCCTGCCCAACATCATCCGTCCGGTGCTGGCCGACTTCGGCCTGCGCTTCGTCTTCATCGTGCTTTTGCTCTCGGGCCTCTCCTTCCTCGGGCTCGGCCTGCAGCCGCCTTTAGCCGACTGGGGCGCGCTGGTGCGCGAGAACATCGGCGGCCTGCCCTTCGCGGCTCCTGCAGTCATCGTGCCCTCGCTGGCGATCGCCAGCCTCACCATCAGCGTCAACCTGCTGATCGACAACCTGCCGCAGAAGATCAGGGACCGTGACGCATGACCAACCTCGTCGAGGTCAGGAACCTGAGGATCGAGGCCACGACCCACGCCGGACGTCTGGTCGAAATCATCAAGGGCGTCAGCATCGACATCGCCGACGGCGAGATCGTCGCCCTGATCGGCGAGAGCGGCTCCGGCAAGACGACAGTGGCGCTCTCGCTCATGGGCCACCCACGGCCCGGCTGCCGGATCACCGGCGGCGAGATCAACGTCAACGGCAAGAACATGGCGGCACTCGCCGAGAAGGAACGGGCGAAGCTGCGCGGCACCGACATCGCCTATGTTCCGCAAAGTGCGGCCGCCTCCTTCAACCCATCATCCACGATCATGGAGCAAGTGATCGAGGTCACGCGCATCCACCGGCTGATGCCCCCGGACCAGGCGCGAAAGCGCGCAATCGAGCTGTTCAGGGCCTTGTCGCTGCCGGACCCGGAAGGGATCGGTGCCCGTTATCCGCACCAGGTTTCGGGTGGGCAATTGCAGCGCCTGGCGGCGGCCATGGCGCTCATCGGCGATCCCAAGCTGGTCATCTTCGACGAGCCGACGACGGCGCTCGACGTGACGACGCAGATCGACGTGCTGAAGGCATTCAAGTCGGTGATGAAGGCGGGCGGCATAGCGGGTGTCTACGTATCCCACGACCTCGCGGTCGTCGCCCAGATCGCCGATCGCATCGTGGTGCTGAAGGGCGGCGAGGTGCAGGAGACCGGCACGACGCGAGAAATTCTTTCGGCTGCCAAGCACCCCTATACGAGGGAGCTGCTGGCTGCCTTCGAACCGAAGGCGCGGCAAACGCGGACGGACGCGGAAGCCGGACCGAAGCCGCTGCTGCGTATCGACAACCTGACAGCCGGCTACGGGGCGGTCCGCGCCGACGGTCTGCCGCTCATCCGCGCCGTCCAGTCCGTCAGCCTGGTCGTGGAGAAGGGGCGCAACCTCGGCATCATCGGCGAATCCGGCTGCGGGAAATCGACGCTGGCGCGGGTCATCGCCGGTATCCATCCGGCGGCGGCCGGCGACATCGTCTTCGACGGCAAGGAACTGGAGCGCACCGCCAGGAAACGCAGCCAGGACCAGCTGCGCGAGATGCAGATCGTGTTCCAATATGCCGACACCGCGCTCAATCCGGCAAAGCCTATCGAGGACATCATCTCCCGCCCGCTGGCCTTCTATCACCGGCTCGACAGGCAGGCCCGCTCGAAGCGGGTCGACGAACTGCTCGACATGGTGCGCCTGCCGAAGGCGCTGCGCTACCGTCATCCGGCGGAGCTGTCGGGCGGCCAGAAGCAGCGGGTGAACTTCGCGCGCGCGCTCGCGGCCAACCCCAAGCTCATCATCTGCGACGAAATCACGTCGGCGCTCGACACGGTGGTGGCGTCAGCCGTGATCGAGCTGCTCAAGGAGTTGCAGCGCGAGCTCGGCCTCTCCTACATCTTCATCAGCCACGACCTTTCCGTCGTCGAGGCCATCTGCGACGAGATCATGGTGATGTACAATGGCGAGCGGGTGGAGCAGATCACGCCCGACAAGGTGAAGGCGCCGACCCACCCCTATTCCAAGCTTCTGTTCTCCTCCGTGCCGAAGCTCGATCCGACCTGGCTCGACGGCCTCGTCCGCGACCCCGAATTGGTCAGCCAGTACGGCCACAGGTAGAGGAATTCGAGGCGGCCACGCTTCACATCGGGAACAGGCTGGGCAACGGCATGTGCGCTTTGACGATGGGCGACTTCAGCACCACGAAGCTGAAATACTTGTCGATGCCGATATCCATGTCGGTCAGCCGCTCCATGATCGTCTGATACTCGCCGATGCCGGCGGTGACGAATTTCATCAGGTAGTCGTAGCCGCCCGACACGAGGTGGCATTCGATGACCTGGTCGATCTTCTCCACGACGGCGAGAAAGCGGGCGAAGTCCACCTGGCGGTGGTTCTTCAAGGTAATCTCGGTGAACACGGTCAGTGTCTGGCCGAGCTTGCCGAGATTGACCTGCGCGGAATAGCCTTCGATATAGCCTTCCGACTGAAGCTTCTTGACCCGCATCAGGCACGGGCTCGGCGACAGATGCACCAGCTCGGCCAGTTCCACATTGGTGATGCGGCCGTTCTTCTGCAGTTCGTGAAGAATCTTAATATCGATCCGATCCAGTTTCACGGTCATCTCCGAAGAATGCAAACCACAGCACAAAATGCTGCTCTGTCTATAACGATTGACACTACCACAGCCCGCCGGCCTGTCCATCCAGGCGGGTGCCGCTTTGAAACGCAGGGACTCTCGATTTCAGCGAGCCTGCCGGAATAAAATTCTGCCTCAGCCTCAATTGCAGCACCGGCTGCCTGCGCAAGGCGGTAGATTGAAGCGTCAAGACAGAGAGGATCATGCGCGCGCCCCTGCAGCAAATCGAAACATCCGGCGAACTGCCGCAATCCGCGGACGCGGTGGTGATCGGCGGCGGCATCGTGGGTGTCTTCGCGGCCTACTATCTGGCATGGCGCGGCATGAAGGTCGCGCTCGTCGAAAAGGGCCGCATCGGCGCCGAGCAATCCTCGAGGAACTGGGGGTGGTGCCGCCAGCAGAACCGCGACGCGCGCGAGCTGCCGATGGCCACCCACAGCCTCGACCTGTGGGCTCGCTTTGCGGAAGAAACCGGCGAGGACACCGGCTTCCGCCGCTGCGGCCTGCTGTACCTCAGCAATGACGACGCGGAACTGGCGGGCTGGGCGCGCTGGCGTGACTTTGCCAAAACGGCCGGCGTCACCACCCACATGCTCGACAGCGCCGAAGCGAGCGCGCGCGGTCACGCCACGGGCCGTATCTGGAAGGGCGGCGTCTTCTCGCCGACCGACGGCACCGCCGATCCGTCGCAGGCCGCGCCCGCGGTCGCCCGCGCCATACTCAAGCTCGGCGGCAGCGTGCACCAGAATTGTGCTGCGCGCGGTATCGAGACCGAGGGCGGGCGCTTGAGCGGTGTGATGACGGAAAGCGGTACGATCCGGACGAAGGTGGCGGTGCTTGCCGGCGGCGCCTGGGCGTCCTCCTTTTGCCATCAGTTCGGCTTCCGCTTCCCGCAGGCATCGGTCCGCTCCTCCATCCTGTCCGTTTCGCCCGGCGCCGAGGGCCTGCCGGATGCGCTGCACACGGCAAGGATTTCGGTCACGCGCCGCAGCGACGGTGGCTACACGCTTGCGATCAGCGGACGCGGACGCGTGGACGTGACGCCGCAGCAACTGCGCTTCTCCTCGCAGTTCGTCCCGATGTTCCTGAAGCGCTGGCGAAGCCTCGCGCCTGGCGGCCTGCAGGGCATGCGTTCGGGTCACGAAACGCTGCAGCGCTGGCGGCTCGACCGGCCGACGCCGATGGAGCGCATGCGCATCCTCGATCCGGTCCCGGATCGGGCGACCATCCGCCTGACCCACGCCCGCGCGGTCGAGCTGCTGCCGGCTCTGCGCCAGACCAGGATAAGTGCTGCCTGGGCCGGCTATATCGACAGCACGCCGGACGGCGTGCCCGCCATCGGCGAGATAGATACCGTTCCGGGCTTCTTCCTGGCTGCCGGATTCTCGGGACACGGCTTCGGCATCGGGCCGGGCGCCGGGCATCTCGTCGCCGATCTGGTGACCGGGTCGGAACCGATCGTCGATGCGACATCCTACGATCCGCGGCGCTTCGATGACTCGGCCTGGGGGAAGGTTGCCGATTTCTAAGACGTAACGGACGCCAATCTCCGGCTTTCGCAATTGCATCAGCCTTTCCCAAGAAAAGCGCCGATCCGCGCCGGCCGCACAGGAGCCTGCCCGCGAAACCGGCCGACGGTATGGAGCGCACAACCGGCTTGGGCCGCGACGAGTTCGGCGGCCGCCAACTGGCAATAGCGCCCCTGGCAGCGCCCCATGCCGGCGCGTGACAGCGATTTCACCCTGTTGGCCTCGCCGCCGCCGCGTTCCACGCTCTCGCGTATGGCGCCAGCGCTCACATTCTCGCAGCGACAAACGATCGCCTCGTCGGGCAGCGCCCGCACCATCTCGAACGGCCAGGGAAAGGCGCGAGCCAGCCCGCGGGCAAAGCGTTCGAGCCGCGCCAGCTTGCGCAGGTCGGCATTGACGGAAGGCGCCGGACGCCCGAGATCGGAAAGGCACACCGTTGCAGCAAGACGCCCCGCTATTTCCGCGCCATCCGCCCCGAGGAGACGAACCCCATCGCCGGCAAGATAGACTCCGTTGCCGGCCCTGCCCATATCGTCGGTCTTCGGCAGCCATTGTTGCCACTGCTCGTCATAAATGAAGGCGCATCCCGTCAGGTCGGCCAGATGCGTCTCCGCCCGCAGGTGCCAGCCCATGCCGACCATGTCGCATGGGGTGAGGTGCTCCCGGCCGCCGGCATCGCGCCAGCGCATCGCCGTGACGCCCGATGTATCGGCCTCGATCCGCCCGAGCGTCACGCCGGCATGATAGCGGCCGCCGAGCCGCGCCCGCAGGGCCACGCCGCGCAGCGCAACGATAGGAAGGGCCGCAAGTCCCCAGAGCCCCCGCATCTGCTGGCGCAAAGATGAGGTGTCGAGCACCGCCGCCACATCCGCTCCGGCCCTGAGGAGTTGCGCGCCGACCAGCGTCAGCAAGGGCCCCGATCCGATGAGCACGATCCGCCTCCCGAGGGCTACGCCCTGCGCCTTGAGCGCGATCTGCGCCGCGCCAAGGCTATAGACGCCGGCGCTCTGCCAGCCGGGAACGGGAGCGACGCGGTCGGATGCGCCGGTGGCAAGGATCAGGCGGTCATAGCCGATCACCTCCACGCCGCCCTCTCCCAGCACGTGCAGCCGCCCCTCATGCGCGGCGATGACCGAGCTGCGCGCGCAATAAGTGAGCCGCCCCTCTTCGGCCAGCCGGTCGAAAAGCGCATGCAGTGCGCGGGCCTTCGCCGCCTCCGGCCCGTAGAGCTGTTCCGGTGTGCGGACGAACCCGATAGGCGGACGACGATAGATCTGCCCGCCCGCGGAATGCCCTTCGTCGATCACCACCGGGTGGAGCCCGGCCTCGACCAGCGTCGCGGCGGCCCTTATGCCGGCCGGACCCGCGCCCACGATCACGATCCGCGGCGATGACGTCTCGCTCACGGCCAGTTCTCCGGAGGCGTCGTGCGCAACCGCATGCCTTCGGCAACAGGTGTCGAGCATGCCCGCAGACGCGGCCCCTCCTCCTGCCACACCCAGCAATCCTGGCAGGCTCCCATCAGGCAGAAGCCGGCGCGCGGCTCAGGTCCGAACTCGGAGTTTCGCAACGCGTGTCCTGAAGCCAGAATGGCGATCAGCACGGTGTCGCCTGCAAGCGCGCCACGCATCTCACCGTCGAGAAAGAAGCGCACCTGTGCCCGGTCGAACTCGGCCAGCCGGACGATGCGGCCGGCGGTGTTCATTCCGCGGCCTCCCGGACCGCACCGGGACGGGGCAATTCGGGAAACCGTTCGCAGGCCGCGTCGAAAGCCGCCTGGACGCCTTCCGGCCCGGAGCGGCCTTTCATGCGGCGGAAGATCTCCGTCTTGGCGAAGAAGCGCCAGTGGATCGGCAAGGCGTCCAGCAGAGCGTGGAGCCGGCCATAGGCAGCCTGTGTCCACTGCGCTTCATAGCCTTCGCGCTCCGGGCCGAAATGGAAATGGCCGGCGGAAGGCTTTTGTCCGGCGCGCAGCCGCTCCGTCGCCTGCCGGTCGACCTCGCCGTCGCGAATGACGACGCCATACTCGCTTTCGGCTGCTGCCGCCGAGACGTAGCCACGCCGCACGTCCTGCGCGACCCGCCAGGGCTCGCGCTGATGCGGATCGCCGCGCCCGCCGCCGCCGGCGGAGCGGATCTCCAGCACGTCGCCCGGCTGCAGGACCGCTGTGTCGATGTTGCCCAGCCGCCGCTCGTGCCCGGTCCCCGGATTGACGACCATGTCCGACAGGCCCGCCGCCTTGCCGCCCAGCACGCCCCAGGGACGGAAGAAGCTGCGGTCGCGATTGCGGGCCGTGATCCTGGAGTCGGGGGCAAAGACGCGGAAGGCCATTTCGGTCGCCAGCCCGCCGCGCCAGCGGCCCGCGCCGCCACTATCCCGGGCGAGCCCGTATTTCACGAACTCGACCGGGGTTTCGGTCTCGGTGATTTCGATCGGCGTGTTCTTGAGATAGGCGGCATCGGCGCCCGATCCGTTGGTGCCATCGCGATGCGGCATCGCGCCGCCGCCGCCCACCACCGGGTTCACCGCCGCGATGACGCTCCGGCTGGTGCGCTCATCGACGGTCATGACGTTGACGATGCAGTTGTTGCCGGCCGGGGCGGCAGGGAGGCGCTCGGGCACGGCCTGCGAGAAGGCGCCGAAGATGACCGACCGCAGCCGCGCGCAAGTGAGCGAGCGCATGCCGACCGCCGCCGGATGGACAGGGTTCAGCACCGACCCTTGCGGCGTAATACAGGTGAATGGCCGCGTGAGGCCCATGTTGAGCAGGAGCTTCGGATTAAGCGTATAGAGCACGTAGTAGACACCGACGAGCAGCATGGTGTGGCGCGGGTCGCCGCCCGATGGAACGTTGAGCGAGGAGCCGAGCTGCGGATCGGAGCCGGTAAAGTCGAGCACCGCTTCGTCGCCGTCGATCGTCAGCGTCAGCTTCAGCCGGCAGGGATTGGCCTCGACCGAATCCTCGTCGGCATAGTCGGCGAACTCCCAAGTGCCGTCGGGCATGGCGCGCAGCACATCGCGCGCCTGCGCCTCCGCATGGTCGAGAAGTGCCGAAACACCCTCGATGAATCCGGCCTTGCCGAATTTTTTCACCATCGCCTGGATCTTGCGCTCGCCGGTGTTGAGCGCGCCGACCAGTGCCTTGATGTCACCGATGTTGAGCTCGGGCTTGCGCACATTGGTGCTCATGATCCGCAGGATCGTCTCGTCGAAGACGCCTTCCCGCACCAGCTTCATCGGCGGAAAGCGGATACCTTCCTGATGGATTTCGGTCAGCGCGCGGCTGAGCGAAGCCGGCACCGCCCCGCCCATGTCGGTGTTGTGGATGTGCCCTCCGGTCCAGGCGACGATCTCACCGTCGACGAAGACGGGCTTCCACAAATGCGTGTCGGGCGCGTGCGTGGCGACGTGGCCCGAATAAGGATCGTTGGTGAAGGCGACGTCGCCCGGCCGGTAGTCGTCGACCATCGCGATTGCACGGTGATAGGAAAGCCCGGGATACCAGGTGGCGCCGAGTTCCATCGGGACGGCGAAGGTCGCCCCCCAACGGTCCATCAGCATCACGGTGAAGTCCTGCGTTTCCTTGACGAAGGCGGAGTGCGCGGTGCGATGCAGCGTGTGCGCCATGTTCTCGGCGGCCGCGCGGGCATGGTTCGCCAGAACCTGAAGGTTTGTGCGGTCAAACATGGCGTCACTCCGCGAAGGTCAGCAGAAGGTTGAGATGGCGGTCGACCCGTGCCTGCGCTCCCGCGGGGATGGCGAAGGTCGTGTCTTCCTGCACCACCACAGCGGGTCCTCGGAACGTGCTGCCAGGCACTAGAGTCTGCAGGTCGTGGAGATCGACCGTCTCGATGCTTTGGCCCGTATAGACCGGGAGCCGGCGCGCCGGACTGGCCGGGGCGTCGATCTCGTCGGTCTCCGGG from Mesorhizobium sp. M1E.F.Ca.ET.045.02.1.1 includes the following:
- a CDS encoding hydantoinase B/oxoprolinase family protein is translated as MFDRTNLQVLANHARAAAENMAHTLHRTAHSAFVKETQDFTVMLMDRWGATFAVPMELGATWYPGLSYHRAIAMVDDYRPGDVAFTNDPYSGHVATHAPDTHLWKPVFVDGEIVAWTGGHIHNTDMGGAVPASLSRALTEIHQEGIRFPPMKLVREGVFDETILRIMSTNVRKPELNIGDIKALVGALNTGERKIQAMVKKFGKAGFIEGVSALLDHAEAQARDVLRAMPDGTWEFADYADEDSVEANPCRLKLTLTIDGDEAVLDFTGSDPQLGSSLNVPSGGDPRHTMLLVGVYYVLYTLNPKLLLNMGLTRPFTCITPQGSVLNPVHPAAVGMRSLTCARLRSVIFGAFSQAVPERLPAAPAGNNCIVNVMTVDERTSRSVIAAVNPVVGGGGAMPHRDGTNGSGADAAYLKNTPIEITETETPVEFVKYGLARDSGGAGRWRGGLATEMAFRVFAPDSRITARNRDRSFFRPWGVLGGKAAGLSDMVVNPGTGHERRLGNIDTAVLQPGDVLEIRSAGGGGRGDPHQREPWRVAQDVRRGYVSAAAAESEYGVVIRDGEVDRQATERLRAGQKPSAGHFHFGPEREGYEAQWTQAAYGRLHALLDALPIHWRFFAKTEIFRRMKGRSGPEGVQAAFDAACERFPELPRPGAVREAAE